A stretch of Miscanthus floridulus cultivar M001 chromosome 13, ASM1932011v1, whole genome shotgun sequence DNA encodes these proteins:
- the LOC136501733 gene encoding tryptophan decarboxylase 1-like, with translation MGSLDTTPAAAAFGDINGSGAFQPLNADDVRSYLHKSVDFIYDYYKSVESLPVLPGVEPGYLRRLLQSVPPTSSAPFDIALKEVRDAVVPGMTHWASPNFFAFFPSTNSAAAIAGELVASAMNTVGFTWQASPAATEMEVLALDWLAQLLRLPPTFMNRTAAAGRGSGGGVILGTTSEAMLVTLVSARDAALRRAGSVGVAGITRLAVYAADQTHSTFFKACRLAGFDPANIRSIPTGPETDYALDPARLLEIMQADVDDGLVPTYICATVGTTSTNAVDPVRAIADVAAMFNAWVHIDAAYAGSACICPEFRHHLDGVERVDSISMSPHKWLMTCLDCTCLWVRDTHRLTDSLETNPEYLKNDASESGNVTDLKDMQVGVGRRFRGLKLWMVMRTYGSAKLQEHIRSDVAMAKMFEDAVRADDRFEVVVPRNFALVCFRIRPQGAMTEEDAEEVNRELMERLNRTGKAYLAHTAVAGKFVLRFAVGSSLQEERHVRSAWELIKKTTTEIMEEEM, from the coding sequence ATGGGCAGCCTTGACACcacccctgccgccgccgccttcggcGACATCAACGGCAGCGGCGCCTTCCAGCCGCTCAACGCCGACGACGTGCGCTCCTACCTGCACAAGTCCGTGGACTTCATCTACGACTACTACAAATCCGTGGAGTCCCTTCCCGTGCTGCCAGGCGTCGAACCAGGCTACCTGCGCCGCCTGCTGCAGTCCGTGCCGCCCACCTCCTCCGCGCCCTTCGACATTGCCCTAAAGGAGGTCCGCGACGCCGTCGTCCCGGGGATGACCCACTGGGCCAGCCCAAACTTCTTCGCCTTCTTCCCTTCCACCAACAGCGCCGCTGCCATCGCGGGCGAGCTCGTCGCCTCCGCCATGAACACCGTCGGATTCACGTGGCAGGCCAGCCCCGCCGCCACCGAGATGGAGGTCCTCGCGCTCGACTGGCTCGCGCAGCTCCTCCGCCTGCCGCCCACCTTCATGAACCGCACCGCGGCCGCGGGACGCGGGTCTGGTGGTGGTGTCATCCTCGGCACGACCAGCGAGGCCATGCTCGTCACGCTCGTCTCCGCGCGTGACGCCGCCCTGCGCCGGGCTGGTTCCGTTGGCGTCGCTGGGATCACCAGGCTCGCCGTGTACGCCGCTGACCAGACGCACTCCACCTTCTTCAAGGCGTGCCGCCTCGCTGGATTCGACCCTGCCAACATCCGCTCCATCCCCACCGGCCCGGAGACGGACTACGCACTCGACCCGGCGAGGCTGCTCGAGATCATGCAGGCCGACGTCGACGACGGCCTCGTGCCCACCTATATCTGCGCCACCGTCGGCACCACCTCGACCAACGCCGTAGACCCTGTCAGAGCCATCGCCGATGTCGCCGCCATGTTCAACGCCTGGGTCCACATCGACGCGGCCTACGCTGGAAGCGCGTGCATCTGCCCGGAGTTCCGCCACCACCTGGACGGCGTCGAGCGCGTCGACTCCATCAGCATGAGCCCGCACAAGTGGCTCATGACGTGCCTGGACTGCACGTGCCTGTGGGTGCGCGACACGCACCGCCTCACCGACTCGCTGGAGACCAACCCGGAGTACCTCAAGAACGACGCCAGCGAGTCCGGCAACGTCACCGACCTCAAGGACATGCAGGTCGGCGTCGGCCGCCGCTTCCGAGGGCTCAAGCTCTGGATGGTCATGCGCACCTACGGCTCCGCCAAGCTCCAGGAGCACATCCGCAGCGACGTTGCCATGGCCAAGATGTTCGAGGACGCCGTGCGCGCCGACGACAGGTTCGAGGTCGTCGTGCCGAGGAACTTCGCGCTCGTGTGTTTCAGGATCAGGCCACAGGGTGCCATGACGGAGGAGGACGCAGAGGAGGTCAACCGTGAGCTCATGGAGCGGCTGAACAGGACCGGGAAGGCGTACCTGGCGCACACGGCGGTCGCCGGCAAGTTCGTGCTGCGGTTCGCGGTGGGGTCGTCGCTGCAGGAGGAGAGGCACGTGCGAAGCGCGTGGGAGCTCATCAAGAAGACGACCACTGAGATCATGGAGGAAGAGATGTAG